Genomic window (Arachis hypogaea cultivar Tifrunner chromosome 13, arahy.Tifrunner.gnm2.J5K5, whole genome shotgun sequence):
TTCGACTATGGAGTTGGCGCAATCCAGCAGCAGATTGGGAAACCATATATGTGCTCAATCCTACCTGAAATTTGTtcgaaagaagtagaagaatggGAAATTGAATGGGAAGAGATTAAGGCTAGGCTAAATCTCGGTCAACAACAACAGCGGtcacaaattaataaaaaatcaatcgAATCTGAGCCATCAACCAAACAAGAAAATCGCAGCAGCAATAGCAGAAATTcaagaaagaaaagaggaagaagaagaaattaagcacaaaatagaaatTGAACAACATAGCagagaagaattagaagaagaagaatcaaatTCCAGATCTCAATCACAACCACCACAGCACCAAGAAGGATCAATAGAAATTACAGATTATTACCGAGAAGAAGCATTACCAGAGAAGAAGCCATTAACTGAATTAAATTTCTGTTCTAGACAACATTCATCAAGCTCATATTAACAATGTTCAGCAATGTTCAGCAATCCAGATTAACAATCTAAACATTTCTCAGCTATTCAGAATCAAAACCTAATCTAATCCTAttttaacaacctaaaaatccactaatcagaaaacaaatctaactaaaataattactaaaatcaaactaaccaaacaaaattaattgaactcaacagaaattaaaagaattttgaaaccaaaacctGGAAGCAGAGACAACCAAAACCTGGAAAGAAGGATGCCCAGGTCTCTATGGTTCGAACAGGAGGAAAGAGAGAGGTGGTTCTAGACAACATTGTATGTGCTGATTgttaatctataatataaaacGCAGCCATCAAAGTGAGCTTCCTAAACCTTAGTCTTCAAACTATTTCCCGTTATacaggaaaataaaattaattcaaaaaaaaaaaaaaagatgctaAATTACCTTCAACCTTGGAATGTAATATCTATGTCTGCGAGATTTTGCAGCAGCTCCACCAACGATTCTTCAGACTGAAAGATAATTTTGGCGTTGAgggagaaaacaaaataaaataagaatgaaaACTACTATGACTCCGTTCAAATTAACATCAAATTCAAGGTTTCTCATCATATGCGCATGATAGTGTGAAAGTGACCTATTGAAAGAAACTAAGAAAGCAACATTAGATGAAGCTAAAATGTCAGTTACTATTGATAGAAAtccctactatatatatatagtctatgatttttaaattgcttttataaaataattgACACCAGTAGTATAATACTTGACCCAAGTTTCAGTCCAAGAAAAAACCATTAATTAATACTTGAGTGTTAATACCTTAATCaggtcattaattaattatttctatgaACACATCActaaaattaaattggaaatttCATTTACCCTATTTGCAAGAAAGGCTCAGGTTGACAATCCATAGGGTTTTCCATAGCTTTTAGATTGAACCCTTTTGCCTCAagctgaaaattgaattttaatttttcaagaaaataaattaatttaaaaatgtgttcattaattaaattaattaaacaaatatgACAACAGGCATGTATCCTCCGTAGCTAGAATTGTTGCAATAATAATTCCTATGCTGAAATGTTTGGTGTATGTTATATTTCAAAACCTTGAGCCTAAGTTGCTTATTCATATCTCCAAGATGGCGCTCCTGCAAGAtcaatgaaaaatacaaaaattgagAATAATAGCATGCAAGTTCGATATAGAAAAATATCTCATACGTTCAGCCAAATTATATTTAGATTTACGGTTCAAGACAACATGATTTTTCCACCTTAACTTCATGCTAAAAAGCAGAACCTCTACAAAATTCTAGTATCTAAAATTCTAAATAGCAGTAAGCAAAAATGAGTCACAAAACAGTGAGCATTTAACTAAACTTTCGGAACAAATAAAATCCATCCCCACCTCCCAGGCATATCTCATACCTGATAACCATAACAATTCATAATCTACATTGATGTTTGTCATGAAGGCATGATCACCATGAAACTGTCACCAAATTCTTTGATCAGAAAGCTCTTTTCTCGATATTTATTCATGGAAGCTATATCCAACCTTCGCTGGATTGCAGCAGCAGCCTATAGTGACAAAGAGCCATTAAAACCAACCAAAGAGCCTCAAATAGTTTAATTTGGGATTCTCACCTCAAAGTTACCAAGCTTGTATTGGTATGCCATTTCCTCCCTCAGTTGAGCTTGCTCTTTCATTGCCTGTGCCTGTAAATGACAGCCTAGAAGTGTGAGAAGAAAAGGACCTTGACATCAACAAAATAATCTAAGAATAGGAGCCACATCAACATAAAAAAGCAATCTGGTAAAAACTAACCATTCCACTTTGCATAGACTGCTTCAAAGCAATCACTTG
Coding sequences:
- the LOC112732507 gene encoding uncharacterized protein, which gives rise to MKTLIAAMSFPRSLRMQAWLLRELLAIQMSSSRQELLQAREKHKEEQVIALKQSMQSGMAQAMKEQAQLREEMAYQYKLGNFEAAAAIQRRLDIASMNKYREKSFLIKEFGDSFMVIMPS